From Candidatus Thermokryptus mobilis, the proteins below share one genomic window:
- the speD gene encoding adenosylmethionine decarboxylase — MKALGRHLLIELFNCDRKLLNDVSFVEKILTKSAELAGATIVKTFFHTFNPHGVSGVVVIAESHLTIHTWPEYGYAAIDVFTCGDDVDPYVSYEYLKEKFKAKASYIMEVKRGLSENIISTSTKKIMAGVLAGER; from the coding sequence TTGAAAGCGTTAGGAAGGCATCTTTTAATTGAACTCTTTAACTGTGATAGGAAACTCCTTAACGATGTTTCTTTTGTTGAGAAAATCCTGACGAAATCGGCTGAGCTTGCAGGGGCGACGATCGTTAAAACATTTTTTCACACTTTCAATCCCCACGGGGTCAGCGGTGTCGTTGTGATCGCTGAGTCACATCTGACAATTCACACATGGCCAGAATATGGTTACGCTGCAATTGATGTTTTCACCTGTGGGGATGATGTTGATCCATATGTTAGCTATGAGTATCTGAAGGAAAAATTTAAAGCGAAAGCCTCCTACATCATGGAGGTAAAAAGAGGTCTGTCAGAGAATATCATTAGCACAAGCACAAAGAAAATAATGGCAGGGGTTCTTGCAGGAGAAAGGTGA